ATGACTGTGCGGTGAGCATTCAGGCGCCGCGTACCAATGATTACCCTTGGCTGGCGACGCTGATCACCAAGCGCGTGAAGAAGCTCGATCCGGATTTCGATCTGCAGATCGAGAAGCAGATTCTGCGCACAGTTCCGGCACAGATGGTTCTGAGCCCGCGCAAACCTTGAATTAACCGCAGCCTGCTGATCGCAGGCTGCGGTTTTTTTCAGGCCGGAATTGCCTTGGCCTTCGCCTCCCGATCCCAGACCCGATGTTGCCCGATCGCCGCAAAGAACGGCTTGGTCAGCGCTTTCATATCTTTGCCTTCGATCAATCCGGCATCCGCCTCCAGCTTCAGCACGTCCAGCAGCTGTTTGGCCTCGCCTTGCAGGGCAATTGCCTTCAGGTGCTTGTACGCCTCCAGCAGGTAATGCAGCGCCACACCATCACCGCTCAACGCCTTGACCGACGCCGCGCCGCCCGGCACGAACACCGCGTCGAACGCTATTGAAGGCAAGCCCTCCATCGACGCATCCACCGCAAGGCTCTTGCCATCGGCGGTCTTCACCGGTGCCGAAGTCGGGCCGAGCAGTTTGGCGTGCGCGCCTTCTGCCGCCAGAGCCTTCTTCATTGCATCAATCGCGGCACCATCGACGCCATTGGCTGCCAGAATCGCCACTTTTCGCGTCTTGATGTTCTCCGGCAACAGGTTGGCCTGACTGAGTGCCGGTGAGTGATCCAGTGATGTCTTGCGCACCTCGACTGTCCCTTTGGCTGGCGCCGGCAACCCAAGGTTGTGTGCCACGCGCCTGGCCAGTTCCAGATCGATGTTGGCCAGAATCTCGTTCACTTCCCGGGCCCGAATGTGCTCGCGCTCGACCTTGCCCAGTTCGAAGCTGTAAGCCGAGATGATGTGTTCCTGCTCGTGCTTGCTCATGCTCTTGAAGAACAGTCGCGCCTGGGAAAAGTGATCGCTGAACGACTCGCTGCGCTGACGGATCTTGTTGGCGTCGATGCGCTCCGCATAGCTCTCGAACCCGCCGTCCTGCGCGGCTGGCGGGGTTTCTTTTGGCCAGCCACCATCAATGGAGTTGGGTTCGTAAGACGCACGGCCCTTGTCGATCACCGTACGGTGCTGGGCATCGCGCTGGCCATTGTGGAAAGGCGCCACCGGACGATTGATCGGTAGCTCATGAAAGTTCGGCCCGCCGAGTCGGCTGATCTGCGTGTCGGTGTAGGAAAACAGCCGACCTTGCAGCAGCGGGTCATTGGAGAAATCGATGCCCGGCACGATATGGCCGGGGCAGAACGCGACCTGCTCAGTTTCGGCGAAGAAATTGTCCGGGTTGCGGTTGAGGGTCATCTTGCCCAGCGGCGTGATCGGGACGATTTCCTCGGGAATCAGTTTGGTCGGGTCGAGGATGTCGAAATCGAAGTCGTGCTCGTTTTCCTCCTCGATGATTTGTACGCCAAGTTCCCATTCCGGGTAGTCCCCGGTCTCGATGGCCTCCCAGAGATCGCGCCGATGGTAGTCGGTGTCTTTACCGGCCAGCTTCTGCGCTTCGTCCCACACCAGCGAACAAGTGCCGGCGGTGGGGCGCCAATGGAATTTGACGAAGCGTGATTTGCCCTCGGCGTTGATCAGCCGGAAGGTGTGCACGCCGAAACCCTGCATGCTGCGCAGGCTTTTCGGGATGGCCCGGTCGGACATGGCCCAGATGACCATGTGTGCTGACTCCGGCACCAGCGACACAAAGTCCCAGAAGGTGTCATGAGCCGAGCCGCCGGTAGGCATTTCATTATGCGGTTCGGGTTTTACCGCGTGGACGAAGTCGGGAAACTTGATCGCGTCCTGGATGAAGAACACCGGCATGTTGTTGCCGACCAGGTCGAAGTTGCCTTCGTCGGTGAAGAACTTCACGGCAAAACCACGCACATCACGCACGGTATCGCCGGAGCCCCGTGGCCCTTGCACCGTGGAAAAACGGACGAACACGGGTGTTTTCTTTCCCGGATCCCGCAGGAAACCGGCCTTGGTCAACGCCGAATGATTCTCGTAGGTCTGAAAGAAACCATGGGCCCCGGTACCGCGGGCATGGACGATGCGCTCGGGAATCCGCTCATGGTCAAAGTGCGTGATTTTCTCACGCATGATGAAGTCTTCCAGCAGCGACGGCCCCCGCGGCCCGGCCTTGAGGGTGTTCTGGTTGTCCGCGACCTTCACGCCCTGATTGGTGCGCAGGGCCTGGCCGGTGGCGTCGGAACGGAATTTTTCCAGGCTGTCGAGTTTGGCGTTGGTATTGGCGCGATCCGGGGTATCGGTGCCGGCCAGTTGGCTTTTGTCTGTGGCAGGTTTTTTCGTACTCATCAGTCGTGAACTCCTGTCTGCCCCGGCGTTGCGCCGGGGCGCTTGAGTGGTTCCCGGGCGCGGCACCCAGGGTTTTCAAGTCGCTTACCTAGTGACTGACGAGGGTTTTGGGCGTTCCTTTTTTATGACCTTTGATCCTGTTATTGCCAAATCGAAGGTTAATTGCGAAATAAATGCTAAGAACCTCTATACGGACAGGCTAAAATGCGCGCCCGGCTAACCGCTGATCCTTTTCCAACGCGCCCCACAAGGTTCGCTACGTGATCGAGTTTCAAAACGTCCATAAGACTTACCGCGTCGCCGGTAAGGACATCACCGCGCTGCATCCGACCAGTCTCTCCATCGAGAACGGTCAGGTGTTCGGCCTGATTGGCCATTCCGGCGCGGGAAAAAGTACCCTGCTGCGTCTGATCAATCGCCTGGAAGATTCCAGCGGCGGCAAGATCATTGTCGACGGCGAAGAAGTCACCGCGCTGGACGCCAACGGCCTGCGCCGTTTCCGTCAGCAGGTCGGGATGATCTTCCAGCACTTCAATCTGCTGGCGTCCAAGACCGTGGCCGACAACGTCGCGCTGCCGCTGACCCTGGCCGGTGAACTGTCCCGCGCCGAGATCGACCAGCGTGTGGCCGAATTGCTGGCGCGGGTCGGGCTGTCCGATCACGCGAAGAAGTACCCGGCGCAGTTGTCCGGTGGCCAGAAGCAACGCGTCGGCATCGCCCGCGCCCTGGCGACCAAGCCGAAAATCCTGCTGTGCGACGAAGCCACCAGCGCCCTCGACCCGCAGACCACCGCTTCGGTGCTGCAACTGCTGGCCGAAATCAACCGCGAGCTGAAACTGACCATCGTGCTGATCACCCACGAGATGGATGTGATCCGCCGTGTCTGTGATCAGGTGGCGGTGATGGACGCCGGCGTGATCGTCGAACAGGGTTCGGTGGCCGAGGTGTTCCTGCATCCGAAGCACCCGACCACCAAGCGTTTTGTGCAGGAAGACGAGCAGATCGACGAAAGCGAGCAGCGCGATGACTTCGCTCACGTGCCGGGCCGCATCGTGCGTCTGACCTTCCAGGGCGAAGCGACCTACGCGCCGCTGCTGGGTACCGTCGCCCGGGAAACCGGCGTGGACTACAGCATCCTGGCCGGTCGTATCGACCGCATTAAAGACATTCCTTACGGGCAATTGACCCTCGCCGTCACCGGTGGCGACATGGAAGCGGCCTTTGCCCGCTTCACCGCCGCTGACGTTCA
This genomic window from Pseudomonas kribbensis contains:
- the katE gene encoding catalase HPII, with amino-acid sequence MSTKKPATDKSQLAGTDTPDRANTNAKLDSLEKFRSDATGQALRTNQGVKVADNQNTLKAGPRGPSLLEDFIMREKITHFDHERIPERIVHARGTGAHGFFQTYENHSALTKAGFLRDPGKKTPVFVRFSTVQGPRGSGDTVRDVRGFAVKFFTDEGNFDLVGNNMPVFFIQDAIKFPDFVHAVKPEPHNEMPTGGSAHDTFWDFVSLVPESAHMVIWAMSDRAIPKSLRSMQGFGVHTFRLINAEGKSRFVKFHWRPTAGTCSLVWDEAQKLAGKDTDYHRRDLWEAIETGDYPEWELGVQIIEEENEHDFDFDILDPTKLIPEEIVPITPLGKMTLNRNPDNFFAETEQVAFCPGHIVPGIDFSNDPLLQGRLFSYTDTQISRLGGPNFHELPINRPVAPFHNGQRDAQHRTVIDKGRASYEPNSIDGGWPKETPPAAQDGGFESYAERIDANKIRQRSESFSDHFSQARLFFKSMSKHEQEHIISAYSFELGKVEREHIRAREVNEILANIDLELARRVAHNLGLPAPAKGTVEVRKTSLDHSPALSQANLLPENIKTRKVAILAANGVDGAAIDAMKKALAAEGAHAKLLGPTSAPVKTADGKSLAVDASMEGLPSIAFDAVFVPGGAASVKALSGDGVALHYLLEAYKHLKAIALQGEAKQLLDVLKLEADAGLIEGKDMKALTKPFFAAIGQHRVWDREAKAKAIPA
- a CDS encoding methionine ABC transporter ATP-binding protein — its product is MIEFQNVHKTYRVAGKDITALHPTSLSIENGQVFGLIGHSGAGKSTLLRLINRLEDSSGGKIIVDGEEVTALDANGLRRFRQQVGMIFQHFNLLASKTVADNVALPLTLAGELSRAEIDQRVAELLARVGLSDHAKKYPAQLSGGQKQRVGIARALATKPKILLCDEATSALDPQTTASVLQLLAEINRELKLTIVLITHEMDVIRRVCDQVAVMDAGVIVEQGSVAEVFLHPKHPTTKRFVQEDEQIDESEQRDDFAHVPGRIVRLTFQGEATYAPLLGTVARETGVDYSILAGRIDRIKDIPYGQLTLAVTGGDMEAAFARFTAADVHMEVLR